A region of the Desulfomicrobium macestii genome:
CCCTACGTGAAAATGGCTGCCCGTACAAGTTCATTCCTCTTCCCAGGCCTCGACGATCTTGATCTCGTTGTTCAGGGGATCGACCTTGCCGATTCTGATGGAAAAGCCCTGGCCGAGGCGGATCTTGTCCCCGAAGATCTTGCGCGGAGCCTTCAGGAAGAGCTGCAGATCGGGCAGCGAGATGGTCACCAGGTGCGAGCCCGGATCGACAATGATCCCGGACCAGCGCATCTTTTTGTGATTTTGCCTGAAATATTCGTATTTCCAGTATCGTGGGCGCATGCGCTGAACCTGTCCGACCAGTTCGGCCCTGCTGGACAGCAGCGGGAGCAGGCTTTCGAGCTCGGCCTGGTTCAGCAGGCGCCCGTGCCCGGTCAGTCTGGCCATGATCTGGGCCATGTTGATGAAGTCCGAATAGCGCCTGAGCGGCGAGGTCACCGGAGCATAGGCCTTGGCCCCGATGGTGGCGTGACGCCGGGGCTCGCATTCAAGGATGGAGGGGCCCATGTTGTTGATGATGCGGTAGATGTCCGTGGGATCGGTCCAGACTCCGGCGCTTTCGGCGGGCAGCGTGATGTTCTGGGTCCTGAAAAGCAGGGCGGTGCCGGTCTCCCGGGCCCACGAGCCCATGGCCTTGTTGGCCAGGATCATGAACTCGGACACGATTTTCTGCGCTTCGGGCGTGGATTCGGACTGCACGACCTCGACTTCCGGATTGACCGGGTCCTTGCACAGGACCATGCGCGGATCGGGCTGGTCCATGATCACGGCGTGATCGCGGATGCGCGCCTGCCGCAGCAGGGTGGCCAGGTCGCGGGCGTGGTGCAGCATTCCGGGATCGGCTGTCGCGATTTCGTTTTCAACACCCGTGTAGGTCAGGTTGGCCTTGATGCTGATCCACGCGATTTGCGGGTCAAAGGAGCGCAAGGCTCCTTCCGGGTCCAGATCGAAGGAAATGATCAGAGCCGGGCGTTCCTGCCCGGCGCGCAGGCTGAAGAAATCCTTGCCCAGGGCCTCGGGCAGCATGTGGCTGGTGCCTTCGGGCAGATAGAGGGAAGTGAAGCGGTGTAGCACCGCTTTGTCCAGGGGGCTGCCGAATTCCCAGCCAAGACAGGGGCAGGCCAGGGCCAGACGCAGCTTGAACCCGTCCTGATCCCGCGTCAGGTCGAATCCGTCGTCGATGTCCTGGGTGCTGGAGGAGTCGATGGTCACGATGTCGACGATGGGCTCTGTGCGCGAGGCCAGAACCCGTTCCTGCAGGGCCGTGACCGCCTCGGCGTGGGCCTCGGCCCAGTCCGGCTCCCAGTAGTATTGGGCGCGGCAGAGGTGGAAATTGAAATGCGGCGGCACGATGCCCCAGGCCTGGGCCAGAAAGAGCGGCAGGTGCGGGTCTTCCGGCATGCCCTGGCACATGGTCTTCCACAGGGCGTCCGAATCCCGGTCGTCGGGGTTGCACAGACGGGTCATGAGCAGGTCGCGGATGCGGCTCGCCTGCTCCTCGTCGGGCTGGGGCAGGGTGCTTTTGCGCTTGCAGAAGATGTCCCACAGTCCGCGCAGAAAGACCTGCCCGAAGCCGACCAGACGCTCGCGCTCCTGAGCCTTGCGCAGCTCTTCCTGACGGCGCTCCACGGTTTCCTGCGGATAGATCTCGAACTGGGGCGGGGAGAACTTGAAATGGGTCTTGGTCTGGAGCAGCTTGCGCCCGAGGGCCGCGAGCTGGTCGGGGCTTGCCTCCTCGAAGACCAGGCTTGCGAACCATTCAATGCCCGCCTCGTCCACTTCGCCCTGGGCCAGGTCCCAGATTTCCAGCGCATCGACGGATTCCGCCAGGCGTTCCCGGCGCCCGTTGTGCGTGCGCAGCAGATCGAGCATCTCCTGACGGCTGCTTCCCGCCGGACATTGGGGCCCAAGCCAGGGCAGGACGCGGGACAGCGGGAGCTTGAGCTCGCGCTGCCCCGAGGTGAAGACCCGCAGGCGAGGCCCCTGGACGTCCAGGACCCAGGCCGTGACGGGCTGGTTGTCCTGCAGGAATTCCATGATGCACCCTGGCTGCAGGGATAGAGAGGTGGACATAAAAGGCCTTATGCGCTGTGCGCGTGAGCCGACCTGGCCGGCTCGGGTGAACGGCCCTTGGGCCGTGTTCTAGTGTTTGAAGGAGCGCTGGCCGGTGAAGACCATGGCCACCTGCGGGGTGGCGCTGTTCACGGCCTGGATGATTTCCCAGTCGCGGATGGAGCCGCCGGGCTGGGCGATGGCGGTCACGCCCTGGGCCACGGCCAGATCCACGCCGTCACGGAAGGGGAAGAATCCGTCCGAGACGAGGACCGTGCCGGGCAGGCCGCCCCTGGCCTGTTCGGTGCTGGCCAGAATCTCGGCCAGGGAAGAGGCCAGCTCCTGGTCCGCCCGGGCTTTTTGCTTCAGCTCGTACAGGGAGAGGCCGTGGCGTTCGAAGGCCAGCTTGTCGGCGTACTTGGTGTAGGCCTTCTGGATGGTCAGCTCGACGCAGCCCACCCGGTCCTGTTCACCCGTGCCGATGGACACGGTGGCCCCGTCGCGGGCGAAGATGATGGAGTTCGAGGTCACTCCGGCTTCCACGGCCCAGGCGAAGAGCAGATCCTCGGCTTCGCGGCGGCTGGGCTTGCGGGCCAGGTAGGTGGTGCCGTCCTTGATCGCCTCGGCGGGCAGGAAGTCGTCCTCGGTCAGGATTCTGTTCCTGAAGGAGGCCTGGATGATGAGTCCGCCGTCGACCAGGGATTTTATATCCAGAAAAGGGGTGCCGACAATTTTTTCCAGCTCGGCCAGCGCCGGGATGCCGATGATGCGCAGGTTCTTTTTCGCGGTCAGGACGGTCAGGGCCTCGGCCGTGAAATCCGGGGCGGCGATGACCTCGAAGTAGCTTCCGCTTATGAACTCGGCGCAGTCCTTGTCTAGGGTGCGGTTGACGATGATGGTGCCGCCGAAGGCCGCGATGCGGTCGGAGGCGAAGGCGCGGGTCAGGGCCGTGAACAGGCCCTCGTCAGACCAGGCCGCGCCGCAGGGATTGTTGTGTTTGAGGATGATGGCGGCGGGCTTGGCCGTGAGGTACTGGAGCATGTTGATGCCGTTGTCCACGTCGGTCAGGTTGATCTTGCCCGGATGTTTGCCGGACTGGATCAGGTTGTCCTCGGTCAGACTCGACACGAGCTTGTGCTGTCCCTGCTGGAAGGCGACGCCGTCCATGTTGAAGGAGCTCTCGACCACTTCATAGAGCGCCGCGGGCTGGTCCGGGTTTTCGCCGTAGCGCAATCCTTTCTGTTCGCCGCCGATGTTCCAGGTTTTCTTGGCGTAGCGGATGGTCTGTTCGCCCACGGTCAAGGTCAGGTCGGCGGGAAAGGAGTCCCGGTTCAGCGTATGATACATCTTCTTGAGATCACTCATATATATTCTCCGAAAAGAGGATTTGGCGTTGTCCGGCGTGGGTCCGGGCCGTGTGAATCCATGTGCCCCTAGCACAGGCCCGGATGGACGGCAAATCCCGTGCCGTGCCGGGGCCTGGGGCGGGACGCGCGGGCTGCGCGAATTGTCGTGTTCGAGTTTTTCCGGACCAATCGATTGCGTAAATTGACTTCGCCCCAGCCTTCTCATAAAGAAGGGAGCCATTTGCCATTGCGCTGACGGCGAATATACCAAAGACGAGGAGATCGGATTCATGGCGAATATCGTAGTCATGGGCGCCCAGTGGGGCGACGAAGGAAAGGGCAAGATAGTCGATTTGTTGACCACGGATGTGGCCGCCATCGTGCGCTTTCAGGGCGGAAACAATGCCGGACACACGCTGGTGGTCAACGGCAAGCAGACCATTTTGCACCTCATTCCGTCCGGCATCCTGCATCAGGGCAAGAAGTGCATGATCGGCAACGGCGTTGTGCTGGACCCCTCCGTGTTCTGCCTTGAGATGGACAAGCTGGCCGCGTCGGGCATCGACGTCAGCCCCGAGCGGCTTTTGATCAGCAAGAAGACCCAGCTCATCATGCCGTATCATTGCGCCATCGACAGCGCGCGGGAAAATTTCAAGAGCGGATCGGACAAGATCGGCACCACGGGCCGGGGCATCGGTCCCTGCTACGAGGACAAGGCCGCACGCATCGGCATCCGCGCTGCGGATCTGGCGGACGAAGCCCTGCTCAGGCAGAAGATCGAAAAAGCCCTGGTGGAAAAAAACGCCTTGCTCACCGGCCTCTATGGCCAGGAGCCCATGTCGGCGCAGAAGATTTTCGAGCAGCTCCTGCCCGTGGCCAAGCGTCTGACTCCCTATCTCGGCGACGTGTCCTCGGCCATCCAGGAGGCCGCCGGACAGGGCGTTCTTTTCGAGGGCGCGCAGGGCACCCATCTTGATATCGATCACGGCACCTATCCCTTTGTGACCTCATCCAACACCGTGGCCGGAAACGCCTCGGCCGGATCAGGATGTTCGCCGCGCATGTTCGACCGCATCGTGGCCATCGTCAAAGCCTACACCACCCGCGTGGGCGCGGGCCCGTTTCCGACGGAGCAGCCCGAGGGCGCTGGCGCCTACATGCAGGAGAAGGGCGCGGAGTTCGGCGCGACCACTGGCCGCAAGCGCCGCTGCGGCTGGCTGGACATGGTCGTCCTGCGCGAATCGCAGCGCCTGAACGGCCCCACGGAGATCGCCCTGACCAAGCTCGATGTCCTGGGCGGTCTCGACGAACTGAAGCTCTGCGTGGCCTATCGCTACCGGGGCGAAGAAGTCGCCTATCCGCCGCAGGAAGAGAACGGCATGGCCTATGTCGAGCCGATCTACGAGAGCATGCCCGGCTGGACGGAAGACATCACCGGATGTCGGACCTTCGCCGAGCTGCCTTCGGCCACGCGCGATTACATCGCCCGCATCGAGGAAATCCTGGGCATTCCGGTGTCCATCGTGTCCGTGGGTCCGGACCGGGACCAGACCATTCTGCGCTGACAATGGGAGGTTCGCCTCCCATTTTTTGATCATGTCCACACCCTGGCAGCATATCATCTCTTCCCAGCCCCGCATCGCGGGGTTTCTGGAACGCCTCGCCCAGGCTCCGCCCAATTCACTGCTCCTGGAAGGCGGAAACGCTTCCGAACGTCTGGCCTTCGGGCTTTTCTGGGCCGCGCGGCTGATGTGCCGCGAGGCGGCTCCTCCGTGTGGAAAGTGCCGCATCTGCCTGCAGATCGCCGATGACGCCTGTCGTGATCTTTTTCTCCTGAACGGGGCCGAGGGTTCGATCAACGTGGACACGGTGCGCGAAGTACGCGCCGTGCTCGGCGATCCGCCTGCGGGTCGGGGACCGCGCGTGGTCATCCTGGCCGAGGCGCAGGCCCTGGGCGACGGCGCGGCCAATGCGCTGCTCAAGTCCCTGGAGGAACCAAGCCCGGGCAACGTCTTTGTGCTTTTGGCTCCGAGCCGTGAAATTTTGCTGCCGACCCTGGTGTCCCGCAGTTTCGTGCTTACCTTGGGTTGGCCCAAAGGCGGGCTCGAAGACCCCGATCTGGGCGAGCGCCTGCGCGCCTTGTGCGAGTTCATCCAGAGCGGCAAGGGCGCCTGGCTCGAATGGACGGGGCGCAAGGGCAGCGTGGACGCGCGGATGGCCGACTCCATTTTGCGCGAGGTCCAGCGCAGCCTGGTCCAGGCCGGGTACGGCAACCCCCTGACCGAGCTGGCACGCCTCCTGGCCGCGAGGCTGGATGTGGTCGCGGTGCGTCAGGTGGGCGTCATCATCGAGAATGCCCTCGAAAGTCTGGAAGTGGGGGCCAATCCAGCCGTGGTGCTGGAGTGGGTCGCCATACGCATGTGGAACCTCCTGCACAAATAAGAAGATGCGCGAAATCATTCTCATACAAATCGCCGGCACTGACCGGGACGGTCTTCTGGCCGGGATCATGGGGCAGCTGGCCGAGTCCGGGGTGACCATCCTCGACATCAGCCAGTCCGTCATTCACGACGACCTCTCCCTTGGCGTGCTCATCGAGGTGCCGCGCGAGAACGAATCCTCGCCCATTTTGAAGGACCTCCTCTACTGGGCCCACAACCAGGGTCTGCACCTCAAGTTTTCCCCCGTGACCGAGGACGATTACGAACGCTGGGTCGGCGTGCAGGGCCGCAAGCGGCATATCGTGACCGTGCTCGGGCGCACCATAACGGCGGCCAATCTGGCGGCCATGGCCGAGGTGATCACCTCGCACGGACTGAGCATCGACTGCATCACCCGCCTTTCGGGTCGCAGATCCCTGGCCAATCCGCCGGCCATGCCCCGGTCCTGCCTCGAATTTTCCGTGCGCGGTACTCCGGAAGACATCTCCGGCATGCGCGCCGCTTTTCTGGACCTCTCCCGGGAACAGGGCATCGACATCGGCTTTCAGGAAGACAACGCCTTCCGTCGCATTCGTCGGCTGGTCTGTTTCGACATGGATTCGACCCTGATCCAGGCCGAGGTCATCGACGAGCTGGCCAAGCGGGCCGGAGTGGGCGAGGAGGTCGCGGCCATCACCGAGGCGGCCATGCGCGGGGAGCTGGACTTTTCCCAGAGCCTGCGCAAGCGCGTGAGCCTGCTCAAGGGCCTGCCCGAAACCGTGCTGCAGGATGTCGCCGCGACCCTGCCCATGACCGAGGGCGCGGAAAGACTCATTCGCACCCTGAAGAGCCTTGGCTACACCATCGCCATCCTGTCCGGCGGTTTCAATTATTTCGGGCACCGTCTGCAGGAGCAACTCGGCATCGACTACGTGCACGCCAACGAGCTTGAGATAAAGGACGGGGTCCTGACCGGCGGACTGGTGGGCGAGATCGTCGACGGCGCGGGCAAGGCCCGGTTGCTGAAGTCCATCGCCGCCGAGGAGCATATCTCCCTGTCTCAGGTCATTGCCGTGGGCGACGGGGCCAACGATCTGCCCATGCTCGACGTGGCCGGGCTCGGCATCGCCTTTCACGCCAAGCCCGTGGTCCGTCAGGGCGCGGGGCAGGCCAT
Encoded here:
- a CDS encoding adenylosuccinate synthase → MANIVVMGAQWGDEGKGKIVDLLTTDVAAIVRFQGGNNAGHTLVVNGKQTILHLIPSGILHQGKKCMIGNGVVLDPSVFCLEMDKLAASGIDVSPERLLISKKTQLIMPYHCAIDSARENFKSGSDKIGTTGRGIGPCYEDKAARIGIRAADLADEALLRQKIEKALVEKNALLTGLYGQEPMSAQKIFEQLLPVAKRLTPYLGDVSSAIQEAAGQGVLFEGAQGTHLDIDHGTYPFVTSSNTVAGNASAGSGCSPRMFDRIVAIVKAYTTRVGAGPFPTEQPEGAGAYMQEKGAEFGATTGRKRRCGWLDMVVLRESQRLNGPTEIALTKLDVLGGLDELKLCVAYRYRGEEVAYPPQEENGMAYVEPIYESMPGWTEDITGCRTFAELPSATRDYIARIEEILGIPVSIVSVGPDRDQTILR
- a CDS encoding ribonuclease catalytic domain-containing protein, whose protein sequence is MSTSLSLQPGCIMEFLQDNQPVTAWVLDVQGPRLRVFTSGQRELKLPLSRVLPWLGPQCPAGSSRQEMLDLLRTHNGRRERLAESVDALEIWDLAQGEVDEAGIEWFASLVFEEASPDQLAALGRKLLQTKTHFKFSPPQFEIYPQETVERRQEELRKAQERERLVGFGQVFLRGLWDIFCKRKSTLPQPDEEQASRIRDLLMTRLCNPDDRDSDALWKTMCQGMPEDPHLPLFLAQAWGIVPPHFNFHLCRAQYYWEPDWAEAHAEAVTALQERVLASRTEPIVDIVTIDSSSTQDIDDGFDLTRDQDGFKLRLALACPCLGWEFGSPLDKAVLHRFTSLYLPEGTSHMLPEALGKDFFSLRAGQERPALIISFDLDPEGALRSFDPQIAWISIKANLTYTGVENEIATADPGMLHHARDLATLLRQARIRDHAVIMDQPDPRMVLCKDPVNPEVEVVQSESTPEAQKIVSEFMILANKAMGSWARETGTALLFRTQNITLPAESAGVWTDPTDIYRIINNMGPSILECEPRRHATIGAKAYAPVTSPLRRYSDFINMAQIMARLTGHGRLLNQAELESLLPLLSSRAELVGQVQRMRPRYWKYEYFRQNHKKMRWSGIIVDPGSHLVTISLPDLQLFLKAPRKIFGDKIRLGQGFSIRIGKVDPLNNEIKIVEAWEEE
- a CDS encoding IMP cyclohydrolase, which codes for MSDLKKMYHTLNRDSFPADLTLTVGEQTIRYAKKTWNIGGEQKGLRYGENPDQPAALYEVVESSFNMDGVAFQQGQHKLVSSLTEDNLIQSGKHPGKINLTDVDNGINMLQYLTAKPAAIILKHNNPCGAAWSDEGLFTALTRAFASDRIAAFGGTIIVNRTLDKDCAEFISGSYFEVIAAPDFTAEALTVLTAKKNLRIIGIPALAELEKIVGTPFLDIKSLVDGGLIIQASFRNRILTEDDFLPAEAIKDGTTYLARKPSRREAEDLLFAWAVEAGVTSNSIIFARDGATVSIGTGEQDRVGCVELTIQKAYTKYADKLAFERHGLSLYELKQKARADQELASSLAEILASTEQARGGLPGTVLVSDGFFPFRDGVDLAVAQGVTAIAQPGGSIRDWEIIQAVNSATPQVAMVFTGQRSFKH
- a CDS encoding DNA polymerase III subunit delta', translated to MSTPWQHIISSQPRIAGFLERLAQAPPNSLLLEGGNASERLAFGLFWAARLMCREAAPPCGKCRICLQIADDACRDLFLLNGAEGSINVDTVREVRAVLGDPPAGRGPRVVILAEAQALGDGAANALLKSLEEPSPGNVFVLLAPSREILLPTLVSRSFVLTLGWPKGGLEDPDLGERLRALCEFIQSGKGAWLEWTGRKGSVDARMADSILREVQRSLVQAGYGNPLTELARLLAARLDVVAVRQVGVIIENALESLEVGANPAVVLEWVAIRMWNLLHK
- the serB gene encoding phosphoserine phosphatase SerB — its product is MREIILIQIAGTDRDGLLAGIMGQLAESGVTILDISQSVIHDDLSLGVLIEVPRENESSPILKDLLYWAHNQGLHLKFSPVTEDDYERWVGVQGRKRHIVTVLGRTITAANLAAMAEVITSHGLSIDCITRLSGRRSLANPPAMPRSCLEFSVRGTPEDISGMRAAFLDLSREQGIDIGFQEDNAFRRIRRLVCFDMDSTLIQAEVIDELAKRAGVGEEVAAITEAAMRGELDFSQSLRKRVSLLKGLPETVLQDVAATLPMTEGAERLIRTLKSLGYTIAILSGGFNYFGHRLQEQLGIDYVHANELEIKDGVLTGGLVGEIVDGAGKARLLKSIAAEEHISLSQVIAVGDGANDLPMLDVAGLGIAFHAKPVVRQGAGQAISNVGLDGVLYFLGLRDRETLDQLAGREG